A single window of Arcobacter venerupis DNA harbors:
- a CDS encoding DMT family transporter, protein MTQTNKNIFYFMMVLAMAGWGASWVNAKVLSSYVNEYEMMFLRNIFTMITLAPFLIFTKKYFHTNKKSLFLAFIAALVMIVYLKFYFLGVKFGTASLGGALVTTLIPINTFIFMALFFGRKMTKKDVFALIIGVIGVLTILNIWSFSVEQIFTIHNMYFLIASVLWPIFTIISSKSTKTSPLVFSFYMYAFMTILLLIFFVEPTKMPYASFDWIFWANILCVAVISTTFATSIYFVGIEKLGTNEVSSFLFLVPFFAISLSVIFLKEQVNISIIIGTILTLIAVKILNNIKIFRKKTTLDSNK, encoded by the coding sequence ATGACACAAACAAACAAAAATATATTTTATTTTATGATGGTTTTAGCAATGGCTGGCTGGGGAGCATCTTGGGTAAATGCTAAAGTGCTAAGCTCATATGTAAATGAATATGAGATGATGTTTTTACGAAATATTTTTACGATGATTACCCTTGCTCCTTTTTTAATCTTTACAAAAAAGTATTTTCACACAAATAAAAAAAGCCTTTTTCTAGCTTTTATTGCAGCTCTTGTAATGATTGTTTATTTAAAATTTTACTTTTTAGGAGTGAAATTTGGAACTGCAAGTCTTGGTGGAGCATTAGTTACAACATTAATTCCTATAAATACTTTTATTTTTATGGCCTTGTTTTTTGGTAGAAAAATGACAAAAAAAGATGTTTTTGCACTGATAATTGGTGTTATTGGGGTTTTAACTATTTTAAATATTTGGTCTTTTTCAGTTGAACAAATATTTACAATTCATAATATGTATTTTTTAATTGCCTCTGTTTTATGGCCAATATTTACAATTATTAGTTCAAAATCGACAAAAACTTCACCTTTAGTTTTCTCTTTTTATATGTATGCATTTATGACTATTTTACTTTTAATATTTTTTGTAGAACCTACAAAAATGCCTTATGCAAGTTTTGATTGGATTTTTTGGGCAAATATTTTATGTGTAGCAGTTATTTCAACAACCTTTGCCACTTCAATATATTTTGTTGGGATTGAAAAACTAGGTACAAATGAAGTAAGTTCATTTCTATTTTTAGTACCATTTTTTGCCATTAGTTTAAGTGTTATTTTCTTAAAGGAACAAGTAAATATTTCAATAATTATAGGTACAATTTTGACTTTAATTGCTGTAAAAATATTAAATAATATTAAAATATTCAGAAAGAAAACTACACTTGATTCAAACAAATAA